The sequence TTGCACATTAATATGGTCAGCGCGAGACTGCTGAATGACTGCGCGTTGCGCGCCGTTTAACTGCGCTTCAGCCGCGTGAAACTGTGCCAGTGCGCTACGGCGATTAGCGCTGGTAGTACCGCCGGTAAAGATAGGCAGTTGCAAATTAATCGCCACAGTGCTTGATTCAAAATCCGGCAGGGCGCCAACCCAATCATTCTCATCAACAATATTTGAACCCTGCTGAAGCTCGCCTGCAAGAATTTCTCGGTTACTGTACGTATATGAGCCGGTGATGGTCGGTAAATGATTACTGGCTGCCTGCTTATAATTAAACTTAGCAGCATTCAGCGCATATTCAGAGGAGATCAGATTTAAGTTGCCTTTCAGTGATAAATCGACCCAGCTTTGGCGGTCCATTGGCGTTGGGTCGATAATCGGTAGGTTGTCACCAAAGATGACCACATAGGGATAAATCTTACCGGTTAATAGGGTCAGGTTTTCATACGCGGCCTCGAGTAAGCCTTGATTTGATAAACGGCTGACTTTGGCAAGGTCAGCTGCCGCTTGTGATTCATTTACATCGGTGATGGCGACAAGGCCAACGTTAAAGCGCTGCCGTGTTTGATCCAGTTGCTGTTGAAACGCTGCTTCTTCAGCAATGCTGGAAGATAAATTATTATAAGCGCGCAGTACCGATAAATAAGCGTCAAGCGTTCGCGAGATCAGCTGCTGTTCGTTTTGTCGAAAATCAAACACCGCTTTCTCTGATAGCTGTTGAGCGCTTCTAAAGCTATACCAGGCGTTTAAATTCAAGATGTTTTGCGTCACCGCCGCCGATAGGGTTTCGGTATCTTGGTCCAATGTTGACGCAAGAAAAATATCGTCGCGATTGGTGTCTTGATCTTGCATCTGGTACTGATATTGCGCGCCGATTTGTGGCAGTAATTGTCCCAGTGCGGCGTTCTCCGCCTCTTGTTCACTGCGTAGCGTTGCAGAGGCGGCTTGAATAATCGGGTCGTACTTAACCGCATCTTGATAGAGTTGATAAATATCTGTGGCATTTGCTGAAGATGCCATTATGCAACTGCCAAGCAGGCTTGACTTAGCCAGAGAGTGCCAATGTTTTAATGAGACAGAAAGTTTGAGCATGCAGTGATCCGATATTTTTAGAATATAATATTAAGATAATTTTTAGTTTTATCGTAATAGATTACGTTAATATTAACCTATGCGAAGAAAAAAGGCTGCTTATTATACGGTTTTACCCAAGGACTCATTAGGCAAACTGCTAATATTTATTGCATATAAAAGCGCAACGAAGCAATAAACAAATACATTAGGTTT comes from Pseudomonadales bacterium and encodes:
- a CDS encoding TolC family outer membrane protein, encoding MASSANATDIYQLYQDAVKYDPIIQAASATLRSEQEAENAALGQLLPQIGAQYQYQMQDQDTNRDDIFLASTLDQDTETLSAAVTQNILNLNAWYSFRSAQQLSEKAVFDFRQNEQQLISRTLDAYLSVLRAYNNLSSSIAEEAAFQQQLDQTRQRFNVGLVAITDVNESQAAADLAKVSRLSNQGLLEAAYENLTLLTGKIYPYVVIFGDNLPIIDPTPMDRQSWVDLSLKGNLNLISSEYALNAAKFNYKQAASNHLPTITGSYTYSNREILAGELQQGSNIVDENDWVGALPDFESSTVAINLQLPIFTGGTTSANRRSALAQFHAAEAQLNGAQRAVIQQSRADHINVQTQIQTVAARKQAITSTQSALDAIEAGYQVGTRNIVD